In one Kluyveromyces marxianus DMKU3-1042 DNA, complete genome, chromosome 4 genomic region, the following are encoded:
- the DPI35 gene encoding Dpi35p, translating into MKPTRIPNNLLRSSGLVQRPPKIITFDAYNTLYAIKRPVMEQYCIVGKKYGIDANPKELTLRFPEVFNKIRSLYPLYGKKSGITADQWWENLIREVFKPLEIPQEMVRDILIRFEGYEAYTVYPDVKEFLEKMRTKYPDVILGIISNTDPIVLKLLENIGLKNYFDGNIYLSYDLEIKKPDPMIFQYAIADLFKRYDLQKEFGDLETFRKSGLIWHVGDEEKNDLLGAHNAGINGVLVDRCNEFGYFNPPTENPENNKGLSENELSLRKVCNESESSFEQSAAINDVIQVSEGQYVITNFKTLDTMLFY; encoded by the coding sequence ATGAAACCAACCAGAATACCCAACAATCTGCTAAGAAGTAGTGGTCTGGTACAGAGACCACCCAAAATCATAACTTTTGATGCGTATAACACGCTTTATGCGATAAAGAGACCAGTTATGGAACAATACTGTATTGTTGGGAAAAAATACGGTATAGATGCTAATCCAAAGGAGCTTACTCTAAGGTTTCCAGAGGTATTCAACAAGATTCGAAGCCTATACCCTTTATACGGCAAGAAATCAGGAATAACGGCCGACCAATGGTGGGAGAATCTGATTAGAGAAGTATTCAAACCCTTGGAGATTCCTCAGGAGATGGTTCGAGACATTTTAATAAGGTTTGAAGGGTACGAGGCGTATACGGTGTATCCCGATGTGAAGGAGTTCTTGGAGAAAATGAGAACGAAATATCCTGATGTTATATTGGGAATCATCAGCAATACCGATCCGATTGTCCTTAAGCTATTAGAGAACATAGGACTCAAGAATTACTTTGACGGCAATATATACCTATCATATGACCTTGAGATCAAGAAGCCTGATCCGATGATATTTCAGTACGCAATCGCCGATCTATTTAAACGATACGATTTACAGAAAGAATTCGGTGATCTAGAAACATTCAGGAAGTCAGGATTGATATGGCATGTAggagatgaagaaaagaatgattTACTAGGAGCACATAATGCTGGTATCAACGGGGTCCTTGTTGACCGATGTAACGAATTTGGTTATTTCAATCCTCCAACTGAAAATCCGGAAAATAATAAGGGATTATCAGAGAACGAATTATCCTTACGGAAGGTGTGCAACGAATCAGAgtcttcttttgaacaaTCTGCCGCCATCAATGATGTAATTCAGGTCAGCGAAGGCCAATATGTTATAACAAACTTTAAAACTTTAGACACAATGCTATTCTATTAA